Sequence from the uncultured Flavobacterium sp. genome:
CTGCGAGACCAGGATTTGATGCCGTTTATAAAATTGTTTACAAAAACAAAGCAACAAAAGCAGTTTCAGGTTCGGTTACACTTGATTTTAATGATGGAGTTTTAGATTATATTTCTTCTGTTCCAAATACTACAAGTCAAAATACAAACAAATTAGTTTGGGATTATGTTGATTTAAAGCCTTTTGAATCGAGAGAAATCGTGGTGACTTTAAATGTAAATTCTCCAATGGAAACTCCTCCTGTAAAAAACAATGATCGTTTGAGTTTTAATGCTTTAGTAACTCCTGTAACCGGTGATGAAAAACCAGTTGATAACTCATTTGCATTGCGACAAATAGTTGTTGGTTCTTTTGATCCTAATGATAAAACATGTTTGGAAGGTGATGTTATTACACCAGAATTAATTGGTGAATACGTTCATTATTTAATCCGATTTGAAAATACAGGAACTTATCCTGCCGAAAATATTGTTGTAAAAGACATCATTGATACTTCAAAATTTGATATTTCGACATTGGCAGTTATGGACGCAAGTCATTCTTACATAACTAAAATTTCGGATGGAAATAAGGTGGAATTTATCTTCGAGAAAATAAATCTTCCTTTTAATGATGCCAATAATGATGGTTATATAACTTTTAAAATCAAAACACTGCCAACATTATCAGTAGGAGATTCTTTTACAAATGAAGCCAATATCTATTTCGATTATAATTTCCCAATTTTAACCAATAAAGCAACTTCCACTTTTAAAACTTTAGGAACTCAGGATTTCGAATTTGCAAATTACTTTAGTATTTATCCAAATCCAGTAAAAGAAACTTTGAATATTACCGCCAAAAACAACATAGAACTAAAATCAATAGCTATATATGATATTTTAGGACAATTGGTTATTGCAGTTCCAAATGCTCAAGATGTATCCAAAGTTGATGTTTCGAATTTGCGAACTGGAAATTATATTTTAAAAGTAAAAACAGATAATGGAACTTCTGGCGTGAAGTTTATTAAATTATAAAATTATTTTAATGAAAAGAGAATACATCACGATAGTAATGTTATTTATTATTACGGTTCTTAAAGCGCAGGTTATCAATATTCCTGATGCTACATTTAAGGCAAGATTATTAAAATCAAGTTACACCAGCGAAATTGCAAAAGGAATTGACGGGAGTAAAATTAAGATTGATCTAAATAATAACGGAGAAATTGACTTGGACGAAGCGTTAAATGTTTATGAATTAAATTTAAGTCAGCCTTTTTTTGATGATAACTATATTACAGATTTAAAGGGTGTTACCAGCTTTACGAATCTTCAAAACTTAAATTTTCATGGTAATAAAATAGTGAATTTTGATTTGACAGGATTAACAAAATTAACAGATATTACTTGTAGTACTAATCTATTAACGAATCTGGATTTAAGCTACTTAACAGGATTGAAAACCATAGATTGCAGTTATAATCAAATTGAGAATATTGTACTAAAGGGATTTAAAAATTTAACTGTACTGGAGTGCGCTTTTAATAAATTAAAAAATGTAGATACTTCCTTATTAGCTAAATTAGAATTTTTAGATTTTCACTCAAATTTGCTTACTTCGCTAGATGTATCAAATAATGTTAAAATAACCTATTTTTCATGCAGCGCCAACCAACTTTCAAGTCTTGATGTAACTAATTTAAAAAAATTGGAGCGTTTTGTTTTTCAGGAAAATAAATTAACTGAATTAGATTTATCGGCACAAGAAAATTTGATAGAGATTCAAGGTAGCAATAATCAATTAACATCAATTGACCTTAGCAATGTAAAATCTCCCATATTTATTGAATTTAGAAAAAATAACTTTAAATCTATTTATATGAAAAATGGATTTGTAGAAAATTCCAGAATGATATTAGATGACAATCCTAATTTAAGTTATATATGTTGTGATGAGAATGAAATTGAAAATATAAAGGTTCAATTAGGCTATTTAGGATATTCTAATTGTTCAGTAAGTTCATATTGTTCTTTTAATCCTGGCGGAATTTATTATACGATAGAAGGAAATCAAAAGTTTGATGCTAATAATGATGGTTGTGATGCATTAGATTCTAAATTTTCTAATCTGAATTTTAGTATAAGTAACGGAACAATCAAAGGAAATATAATTTCGGACGCTTCAGGAAACTTTAGGATTCCAGTTAAAGAAGGCACCCACACCATAACACCAATTTTGGAAAGCTCAGATTATTTTGCAGTTTCTCCTGAGTCAGCAACCGTAACATTTCCTTCGGCTACAAGTCCGTTTACTCAAAATTTTTGTGTTACTCCAAAGGGAGAACATCAGGATGTAGAAATTACTATTTTGTCGACACTTC
This genomic interval carries:
- a CDS encoding T9SS type A sorting domain-containing protein, yielding MKREYITIVMLFIITVLKAQVINIPDATFKARLLKSSYTSEIAKGIDGSKIKIDLNNNGEIDLDEALNVYELNLSQPFFDDNYITDLKGVTSFTNLQNLNFHGNKIVNFDLTGLTKLTDITCSTNLLTNLDLSYLTGLKTIDCSYNQIENIVLKGFKNLTVLECAFNKLKNVDTSLLAKLEFLDFHSNLLTSLDVSNNVKITYFSCSANQLSSLDVTNLKKLERFVFQENKLTELDLSAQENLIEIQGSNNQLTSIDLSNVKSPIFIEFRKNNFKSIYMKNGFVENSRMILDDNPNLSYICCDENEIENIKVQLGYLGYSNCSVSSYCSFNPGGIYYTIEGNQKFDANNDGCDALDSKFSNLNFSISNGTIKGNIISDASGNFRIPVKEGTHTITPILESSDYFAVSPESATVTFPSATSPFTQNFCVTPKGEHQDVEITILSTLPARPGFDAGYKIIYKNKANKTVSGSVTLDFNDVVLDFVSSNPVVSSQNTNKLIWDYSDLKALETREINVTLNVNSPMETPAVNINDRLSFNALITPVTGDEKPVDNSFALRQIVVGSYDPNDKTCLEGDVITPQLIGEYVHYLIRFENTGTYPAENIVVKDLIDLSKFDINTLVPIKASHPYVTKISEGNKVEFIFEKINLPFNDADNDGYISFKIKTLPTLSVGDSFTNEANIYFDYNFPILTNKATSTFKTLGTQDFEFSNYFNIYPNPAKEILNITTKNSIELKSIDIYDVLGQLVIAVPNAENVSKVDVSNLRTGNYILKVKTDNGTSSAKFIKK